A genome region from Setaria italica strain Yugu1 chromosome III, Setaria_italica_v2.0, whole genome shotgun sequence includes the following:
- the LOC101785348 gene encoding period circadian protein-like, with product MSRNNGKVGSKLQELRLSLSRSRGGAGGPSGATGQGGVGGGGGSPRRLSSSSSSTASPPSSCVSSEGSPEAGGAGAPMILAGCPRCMMYVMLSREDPRCPKCHSTVLLDFNGDAPAADPRNAGAKSKGRRG from the coding sequence ATGAGCAGGAACAACGGCAAGGTCGGGTCGAAGCTGCAGGAGCTGCGGCTGAGCCTGTCTCGGTCGCGCGGGGGCGCGGGGGGGCCGTCGGGGGCGACCGGGcagggcggcgtcggcggcggcgggggctcgCCGAGGcggctgtcgtcgtcgtcgtcctcgaccgCGTCCCCGCCGAGCTCGTGCGTGTCGTCGGAGGGGAGCCCCGAGGCGgggggcgccggcgcgccgaTGATCCTGGCGGGGTGCCCCCGGTGCATGATGTACGTGATGCTGTCGCGGGAGGACCCCCGGTGCCCCAAGTGCCACAGCACCGTCCTCCTCGACTTCAACGgcgacgcccccgccgccgacccgcGCAACGCCGGCGCCAAGAGCAAGGGCAGGCGCGGCTGA
- the LOC101785753 gene encoding transcription repressor OFP13 yields MVKGLPFSSLFYTTNSAQDTPPPSPPPAAPPAWMWPSCKHPRTQSFRTPSAAAKTIASLFLDSGESSFANSSARTTHRVVCASDDSPSTESEPSAADDMADAIVRGLRSDDRLLFEPQAPSSSILERKPPGPATRRATAAAGHAEDASSSSFGDGVAVAFDSADPYRDFRASMEEMVSAHGVGDWEWLERMLAWYLGANGRDTHPAIVTAFVDLVVSMAASASACTCSSSSRVSSFTLARSEPGESSSAGGGHFSFGLR; encoded by the coding sequence ATGGTGAAGGGGCTACCCTTCAGCTCCCTGTTCTACACCACTAACTCGGCCCAggacacgccgccgccgtcaccaccaccagccgcccCACCGGCATGGATGTGGCCCTCCTGCAAGCACCCAAGAACCCAGTCCTTCCGgaccccgtccgccgccgccaagacCATCGCGTCCCTCTTCCTGGACTCCGGCGAGTCGTCCTTCGCCAACTCCTCCGCGCGCACGACGCACCGCGTCGTCTGCGCGTCCGACGACAGCCCGTCCACCGAGTCCGAGCCCTCCGCGGCCGACGACATGGCCGACGCTATCGTCCGCGGCCTTCGCTCCGACGACCGCCTCCTCTTCGAGCCGCAGGCGCCCTCAAGCTCCATCCTCGAGAGGAAGCCGCCCGGTCCCGCCACGCGTcgggccaccgctgccgccggccacgccgaggacgcgtcgtcctcgtccttcggcgacggcgtggcCGTGGCGTTCGACTCCGCCGACCCGTACCGCGACTTCCGGGCGTCCATGGAGGAGATGGTGTCCGCGCACGGCGTGGGCGACTGGGAGTGGCTGGAGAGGATGCTGGCGTGGTACCTCGGCGCCAACGGCAGGGACACCCACCCCGCCATCGTCACCGCGTTCGTCGACCTCGTCGTCTCCAtggcggcctccgcctccgcctgcacTTGCAGCTCGTCCTCCCGCGTATCTTCCTTCACGCTCGCCCGTAGCGAGCCGGGCGAGagcagcagcgccggcggcggccatttCTCCTTCGGCCTCAGGTAA